The Bacteroidales bacterium genomic interval AAGATGTCGAAATTAGACTTGAACAAATGGAAAAAAGACACAAGAAAAGAAAATACGATATTGACCTAAATTACAGGAAACAAGCTGAAAAACAGGAAATTTTAACTTAGTAAAGTAGAATTAATAAGTTTGTAATAATCATCTTTTGTTTTTTTACAGGTTTCAATACCTTGAACATCTTTTTTGCAGAATGTATCCGAAATATTAAGATATGCAGGACCTACGGTTGTTCGTATTCGGTCTTTTTCGATTTCATATAATTTTGAATCTTCCGTTATGACACCGCTGTAACTATTTGATCCGTATATGTGAAGAGTTAAAAAAGATTTATCTGACAAATTTCCCATGGCATGCACTAAATCGCCGCATACAGGTGCGGCAGTTCCTTCCGGAATAATTTCCGAAGTTTCAAGCTCAACTTTGTTTCCGTTAACTTTGTAAGTTCTGTGATCTGCATCTCCGAGAGAATATACGACACCCCATTCAGAATGACCATGACTGTGAATACCGGTAAAATCGCCGGGAGCCCAAGACATAATATAAATTCCGAAATTTTTATCTTGATATAAAGTGTTTCTTCCGTAACTTTCGGTTTTGCAATGATTAAATGTTGCATATTTTAAAAGTTCATCTTTTGAAATTCCGGCATTTTCGATAATTTTAATGAGAGTAATGTTTTCTGTTACTTTATTAGTTTTAAGTTTTGTAATAATATTTTGAATTGAATGAGGCAGAGTTTTCATTTAAAAGTTTTCTGTAATTAATAATACAAACATACCCTAAAAAAATTATTTTAAAAGGGTATGTTTGAAATTTGGTATTTATTTTACTGTATAAATTCCTTTAAATGTGATTTTGATATCATCAGCTACATTGTTAGACATACTTTTCTTTTTAGGTTTACCAACATGATAATCTGTAATTTGCTTAACAATAAATACAGAATTTGCAGTAACTACATTTCCTTTAACGGTAATGGTTCCTTCTTCTGATATTGATTTTGTTACGTCTCTGATTGTTAAATCACCTTCAACGGTTACAGGGTATTTTCCGTCTGTATCCCATTTTACTGTTGATAAATTTTGAATTTTACCTTTAAACTTAATTTTAGGATATTCTGATGAATTCATAAAATGCTCTTGATTAAAATGTTTTTGCATTAATGCTTTTTCAAACTCAAAAGATTGTACCGGTATTACAAAAACCATAGCACCGGTTTCCGTATTAATTGTTGAAGTAACTTTATAATTGTCAGCTGAGATATCTTCGGCAACTGTTGTTGAAAATAAGGTTGCATGACCTGCTCTGGTTACATATTTTGTTTGAGCAAAAACTAATGCCGGTAATAATACGATTAATAATAATGTTAATTTTTTCATTTTTTTTTTATTTGATTATTAAATTTTGATTCTAATTTTTATAATTATTTAACGATGTCACATTTTTCAAGAATTGCATATTCTGCAAGATCTAAATCTTCATCGTAGGACGCTCCCATTCGAACAATCCCTTTTATTTTAACTTGATTTCCTGCTGAAAGTTTTTCGGCATTGGCATTTGTTTCTTTAATAAATGTACAACTAACACCCGAATTTTCAGTTTTTAATACAATAACTTTTTGTTTAAGTTGATCTTCACTTATTTCAGAAACCGTTCCTGAAACAATAACAACATTATCAAGATATTTTGCATTGCTTTCACTGATATTATTCATAAAATCATTTACGAATTGTTCTGCCTTAACAGTATAACTTGCTTTTTCGCTTTGAACATCTCTGTGCGGCATATAATACATGTATAAACCGATGCCTCCGATAATTATGATTGTTACAATTCCTACAAACAGAAGATACTTAACACTTTTTTTCATTTGTTTAAATTTTTGTAATTAGATTGATGTATTACATTTGTCGTACAAAACTTTATTCCTGACAAATATTATAAATTATTTTTCAAGTCGCCAAGCAACTTGCGGATTATCAGAAGAATAAAAGTGATGGTTTGTAAATTTAAAAGACGGAGATCAGCCTTTTATAGCCGATTTTAAACTTTTAATATAATTTGGGGATGTCGGTAAAATAAGAAGGGCATAAAAGAGTATTATTGTTCAGAAATTTTCTTTTTTATGCTTAATTTAAGTTCTTCTATATTTATTTGAGGTATTTTGTGATTATGTTTTTTTAAAGCTTCATCCATAATTTTGCTTTGTTTGTCATATCGTCGGCAAACATTACACATTGATTTATGCACATTAAGCCTTAGTTTCTCTTTAAGGCTAAGTTTTATATGAAGTTTCTTCTCTATAAGTTCTGTTGCTTTTAAGCATGACAAAAACAGGAAGTGCATTAATTTCTTCATCCTCTTATTTAATCTTCTAATTATTTTTAAACCAGCCGTTTTCGATACAATCTCTCAGTTTTAATTTGGCTCTGTGCATAATTTGCCACATATTAGTCGTACTGATTTCGAGCTCCTGACATATTTCTTCAGGATTTTTTTCGGTATAATATTTCATCTTTATCACTGTATTAAATTTATGCGGAAGATGTTCTAAGCAATAATTTAATATTTCTATGAACTCTAAGTCATCTAATAAATTTTTCTCATTATTTTGCCAATTTTGCGGTTGTTTTTCAGAATTCCACTCTCCGGAATCGGTAAAAAATGATGAAAACATATCGTAATCAACTTTTTTATCTTGTCTGTATTTTTTTCGGTAATAATCAGAGATTTTATTGTTAAGTATAGAAAATATCCATGTTTTTGGGTTGCTTTCCTTTTTAAATTTATCAACATTTTTGGCAACTGCAAGAAAAGTATCTTGCACAATATCTTTTGCACTTTCAACATCTGAAACTTTATGCATCGCCCAAGAAATTAAATCTTCGGTATAGGTATTAATCCATTCATTAATCGAAGAATGTTTTTTTTGCATATTATTGAATATTTAAGGATTCAAATGTAACCAATAACAAAATAAGATAAAAATATAGTTTACTGCTTCAATAAATGTTCTTTGAATTTATTATATATCTTTGAATCAAATTTAACGATATTGTTTGATTTAAAAAAATTACCCTAAATGTTAACTAACTTAAAAACATACTTCAAAAAACTGAATACTGATGAACTATATTTTGATTTAATATTTGCGGGATTAATTACAATTTTTCAATTTACGTTTGTAAATATTGCCGGTTTTGCAACGGAATCTCTTCATCCTATATTTCTGATTGTTTTCGCCTTTATTATACAATTTGTATTATCCTATAAATTAGGAAGTTTAATTAAAAGATATCGAGAATATTCAAGAAAATGGGTTATTAATTTAGTTGGAACTTTTTCATTCCTATTTGTATTTCCGATGATTTTTTTTGTAGGCGTGGGTGTTCTTATGCAAACCGAATACAAAACAAGCCAACCTTGGATGATGATTTTAATTCTTATCATTATTATTACAGGAGTTATTTTAGGAAATAATAGTATATCTTCTAAATATGAGTCTTCTGAAAAAAGTAAGAAAAAGAATCGAATCATTATATCTTTAACAGCAATTTCCTTGGCATTTTTAAACTTCGGATTTTACAGTTTAATGAAAAGTTCCGATGCAAACAGCAGTATCGGTAATATTATTGCATTTATAGGATTAATGATTGTTTCAGGCTTTTTGCCGTTCAGAATGATGATGATGTTTGCTCCTCCTAAAAACAAAAGAAATATGATTATAGGTTTAATCGTTATTATTTATGATTTCTTTTTGCTGTTTTCCCAATCTATTCCTAATACTTAATTAAATATGAAAAATAAACTTATTATAGTATTATTCACAGCTATATTACAATTTATTTTGTTTAATGCTCTTGCTCAGAAAAATTTCTTCGAAGGTTATATAATTACAAATAAAAGAGATACTATATTCGGACAAATAAAAGACAGAAAAAACGGAACATTTGTAAAACTTTACAAAAAAATTAAGTTTAAGCCTGATGTCGGTTTCAGAAAACTATTAAGCCCTAATAGTATTCAAGCATATAAAATCGGAAATCAAAAATTTGTTACAATGGAAATTAAAGATGAAATTAAACTTTTTAAACGTAAGGTTACTGTTGTCCCGAATTCAAATAATAAAGAGTTTGTTAGAGTTATTTCAGAAGGTTACCTGGCTTTGTATGAAAAAGAATATATTGATGATTCCGGTTTGTCCTCTGTATATTATTTTAAAAAAACAGATGAAAATGATATGGTTTTTGTACGAACGGGTCTATTCGGCTTGAACAAAAACAGGCTTGCTGTCTATTTTGAAGACTGCCCTGAACTTGCTGAAAAAATCCTGAATAAAGGCATTAAAAATCCAAGAACAATAGTCAGGTTTTATAATAATTGGTGTGGAGGGAACTGAAAAAATTATTTTTTATCATTATGTGTTTTTGAGGAAGACTCAGATAATCGGTAAATTCCGGCAAGTTCTTCCTCTGTTAAATCTCTCCATTTTCCGACAGGAACATCCAATTTTACATTCATTATTCTGGTACGTTTTAGTTTTTTAACTCTGTAATCTAAATATTCACACATTCGGCGGATTTGTCTGTTTAATCCCTGTGTTAAGATAATTTTAAATTCAAATTTACCGGTTTGTTCAACATGACATTTTCTTGTAACTGTATCCAAAATAGGAATACCTGAGCTCATTTTTTTTACAAAGTTATGTGTTACTTCTTTATTTACACGTACAATATATTCTTTTTCGTGATTGTTTCGGGCTCTCAGAATTTTATTGACAATATCTCCGTCATTGGTTAAAAAAATAAGTCCTTGGCTGGGTTTATCTAATCGTCCTATCGGAAAAATACGTTTCGGGTAATTAATGTAATCAATAATATTATCCTTTTCTCTTTTTGTGTCTGTCGTGCATACAATTCCTACAGGTTTATTAAATGCAATATAAACCAATTTACCTTTCGGTTCTGAAATCAACTCTCCGTCAACTCTTATTTCGTCACTATCTGACACTTTCGTTCCTTTTTCAGGAACTTTGCCGTTAATATGCACACGTCCTTCTTCAATCAATTTATCGGCAGCTCGGCGAGAACAATAACCCGCTTCACTTAAGTATTTATTAATTCGGATAAGATTAATCTCTTTCATTACAAATTATTATTTAACAAAAGTATGACTTAATTTCACAATTCAGAAAAAAAACTACCTTTGTCGCCCAATTCAAAAAACAAACATGATTACAGTTGCAGATTTAGGAATTCAATTCGGGAAACAAGTTCTTTTTCAAGATGTTAATTTAAAATTTACTGCCGGAAATTGTTACGGAATAATAGGTGCAAACGGTGCAGGAAAATCAACTTTTCTTAAAATTATTTCAGGCGAAGCAGACCCCACAAAAGGTTCAATAAGCTTAGGGCACGGAGAACGTCTTTCTGTTTTAAAACAAAACCATTTTGAGTTTGATGAAGTTACCGTTTTAGATACCGTTTTGATGGGACACACGGTTTTGTGGAAACTTACACAAGAAAAAAATGCTTTGTATAAAAAACCGAATTTTTCGGAAGAAGACGGTATAAAAGCTGCTGACATGGAAGCAAAATTTGCCGATATGGACGGTTGGAATGCAGAAACAGAAGCAGCTATTCTTCTAAGCGGAATGAAAATTAAAGAAGCACAACATAATAAATTGATGAAAGAATTGAGCGGGAAAGAAAAAGTTCGTGTTCTTTTAGCACAAGCTTTATTCGGCAAACCGGATAACCTTTTATTAGATGAGCCGACCAACGACCTGGATCTTGAAACCATCAGTTGGCTTGAAAATTATTTACACAATTTTGAAAATACGGTTCTTGTGGTTTCACACGACAGATACTTTTTAGATTCAATTTCAACACATACCGTTGATATTGACTTCGGAAAAATTAAAATTTTCGGCGGAAATTATAGTTTTTGGTACGAATCAAGTCAATTGGCATTGCGACAACAAAAAGCACAGAATAAAAAAGCAGAAGAAAAGAAAAAAGAACTTTTAGAATTTATTGCAAGATTTAAAGCAAATGTAGCAAAATCAAAACAAACTACAAGTCGCAAAAAGATGATTGAGAAACTTAATTTTGAAGAAATACAACCATCCTCAAGAAAATATCCCGGTATTATTTTCAAACCGGAAAGATTGCCCGGCAATATGGTGCTTGATGTAAAAGGTTTATCCAAAAGTATAGACGGAGAACTTTTGTTTAAAGATGTTGAGTTTACTGTTGAAAAAAATGACAAAATTATAGTTATATCAAGAAATTCACGTGCAATGACTGCTTTCTTTGAAGTTATTACAGGGCATACAGAAGCTGATTCCGGGGAATACAAATGGGGGCAAACAATTACAAAATCATACCTTCCTTTGGATAATTCAGAATTTTTTAAGGGGGAAGATACTCTTGTTGAATGGCTTGCGGAATTTTCAAAAGATACAAGCGAATTATATCTCAGAGGCTATCTCGGGAAGATGCTTTTTTCGGGCGAAGAAATTTTTAAAAAAATAAATGTGCTTTCAGGAGGTGAAAAAATGCGTTGCATGATTGCTCGTATGATGCTTAAAGAATCTAATGTTCTTATTTTAGACACACCTACAAACCACCTTGATTTAGAGTCAATACAAGCCTTTAATAATAATCTGAAAACATTTAAAGGTAATATTTTAATGTCATCACACGACCATGAATTTATCAGAAGTGTTTGCAACCGAGTTATAGAAATAACTCCTAACGGCATGATTGACAAGATGACGGATTATGACGAATATATAACAAGTGAACTGGTAAAAAAACGCCAATCAGAATTATATAATCAATCCTCTTTTTTGGAAACTTTTACTGCTTAAAACTAGTTGTTTAACATATAACAACATCCTATAATAATTTCTGTAAGTTTAGAATATAAATACAAAACTATTATTTAAAACTGTTCTAAATTATCAAAATTATGTTTTGTATCATAATTAATGGTGCTGAATTTTTTATTTTTGAACCGAATAAAAAATAATTGCAAATGAGAGTTCAAAGAATTCAACAAAAACCTACAGTAAAAGAGCAAGAAATTGAAGAAATTGATATAAATTTAATAAACCCTTTAATAAAAAAGCATAAAGGAAAAAAAGGAAGCCTCATTCCTATGCTTCAAGGCACACAAGATTTATTCGGTTATATTCCGGAAGAAGCTTTTCTAAAATTATCCGAAGAAGCAGGACATGAATTAAGCACAATGTACGGTGTTGCAACTTTTTATGCACAATTCAGATTAGCACCTGTCGGCAAATATGTTGTAAAAGTCTGTCACGGAACAGCTTGCCATGTTCAAAATGCAAAAAAAATAACTGAAACATTAAAAGATGTTCTCAAAGTAGCAGACGGTGAAACAACAGAAGATAAAATGTTTACTCTCGAATCTGTTGCATGCCTCGGATGTTGTTCTCTTGCACCTGTTATGATGATAGGAGATGATACCTACGGAAAATTAACAGATAAAAGCACAAAAAAAGTTATCAGACAAATTAAAAATTCAGAAAAATAAATATTGTAGAGACAGCCCGACAAACTGTCTCTATTTTTATTATAACATATCAAAAATATGAACAAAATAAAAGCAATAGTCGGACTCGGAAGTTGCGGAATCGCAGCCGGAGCCGGAAAAATATATGACAAATTAAACAGTCTGGTTGAAACAAAAACATTTGATGTTCAGGCAGATAAAACAAGTTGTATCGGTATGTGTTACAGAGAACCGCTTGTTGAAATTGTTGATAATAACAATTCATACATATACGGTGGTGTAGATGAAAAAATGCTGGAAGAAATTCTTGAAAAACACACAAAAGAACACACACCGCTTGAAAAGTATATTGTTCATGCAGATAATATTAAAACAGAGGACGATGTTTTCTGGAACGGACAGGTAAAAATTGCACTTCGACATTGCGGCTACATTAATCCGGAAGCAATTGAAGAATATGAAGCAAAAGACGGTTATAAAGCTCTTCGTAAAATTGCTGATAAAAAAGTTTCCTATGATAATGTAATAAAAGAAGTATTAGACTCAGGACTTCGCGGAAGAGGCGGCGGCGGTTTCCCTACCGGACTAAAATGGAAATTTGCTCGACAAAGCGAATCCGATGAAAAATATATAATCTGTAATGCCGATGAAGGCGATCCCGGAGCATTTATGGACAGATCATTACTCGAAGGCGACCCTCACGCAGTTATCGAAGGAATGATTATCGGAGCTTATGCAATAGGAGCAAATGCCGGTGTAATTTATTGCAGAGCTGAATATCCGCTTGCAATTGTCCGCTTAAACATTGCTCTTGAGCAGGCTCGAAAAAAAGGTTACTTAGGTAAAAATATATTAGGAATTGAAGGTTTCAACCTTGATATTTATGTAAAAGAAGGTGCCGGTGCATTTGTTTGCGGTGAAGAAACAGCATTAATAGCATCCGTCGAAGGCGAAAGAGGAATGCCTCGAAAACGTCCGCCTTTTCCTGCCGCATCAGGTCTTTGGAAAAAACCTACAAACATAAATAATGTTGAAACCCTTGCAAATATTCCCTGGATTATTGATAAAGGTGCAAGTGAATATGCAAAATACGGAACTGAAAAAAGCAAAGGAACAAAAGTATTTGCTTTAACCGGAAAAATCAATCACGGCGGATTGGTTGAAGTTCCGATGGGAATGACAATTCACGACATTGTGTTCAAACTCGGAGGCGGAATTCAAGATGGGAAAGAATTTAAAGCCGTTCAACTCGGCGGACCTTCCGGAGGTTGTATTCCCGCAAATCTTGACAATACAATTGTAGATTACGATTCTGTTAATGCAACCGGAGCAATTATGGGTTCCGGTGGAATGGTTGTTATGGACGAATCAACCTGTATGGTTGATATGGCTCGCTTTTTTCTTGATTTCACACAAAAAGAGTCTTGCGGGAAATGTACTTTTTGTCGCATAGGAACAAAAAGAATGCTTGAGATTCTTACAAAAATAACCGAAGGAGAAGGACAAGAAGGAGACATTGAAAAATTGGAAGAATTATCATATCAAATTAAAGACGGTTCTTTATGCGGACTCGGACAAACAGCTCCGAACCCTGTTCTTACGACTATAAAATATTTCAGGCACGAATATGAAGCACACATAAAAGAAAAAAGATGCCCTGCTGCAAATTGTACAAAACTGCTGACCTATGAGGTTATTTCCGATTTATGTACCGGCTGTACAGCTTGTGCCGTAAATTGCCCGACTGATGCAATCGACGGAGAACGAAAAGAAATTCATTTTATCAGACAAGATGCTTGTATAAATTGCGGAATGTGCTTCTCAAAATGTAACTTTGATGCAATTAAAGTGTATTAGTTTCTTATTCTGAAATAAATAATTCAATTAAAAAAATCAATCAAAAAGATATGTCCGAAGTAAAATTAACCATTAACGGAAAACAATATAAAGCTGAAAGCGACAATTCAATTTTAGATGTTGCTTATAAAAATAATATCGAGATTCCTACTTTATGTCACGACCCTCGTCTTGAACCTTATTCATCATGCTATGTTTGTGTGGTTGAAGTTGAAGGAATGAGAGGTTTACAACCTGCTTGCTCAACAAAAGTTTTGGACGGAATGAAAATTGAAACAAATAACCAAAAAGTCAGAACATCTCGAAAAACAGCCTTGGATTTATTAGTGAGTGACCATTATGCATCATGTATCGCTCCTTGTAAAGCAACTTGCCCTGCCGGTGTTGATGTTCAAGGATACATTGCTCTTATTGAAAAAGGCATGTACAGTGCTGCCGTTAAACTTATTAAAGAAGTTAATCCTTTACCTGCAATTTGCGGACGTGTTTGTGTTCGACCTTGCGAAGTTGCATGCAACAGAAATTATATGGATGAAGATGCTGCTGTCGGAATTGATTATATGAAAAGATTTGTAGCTGATTTTGATTTAGAATCGGAAGAACACTACAAACCGGAAATTGCTGCAAGCACAGGAAAAAAAGTTGCAATAATAGGAGCAGGACCGGGAGGACTATCCGCAGCGTATTTTTTACAACAAAAAGGACATCAAGTTGATATTTTCGAAGGAAACAACCATGCAGGCGGGTGGTTACGCTACGGTATTCCGGAATACCGATTACCGAATGATTTGCTCGACAAAGAAATCTCAACAATTACAGAACTCGGAACAAATATTTTCCTGAATAAAAAACTAGGAGATAATTTATCTTATGAAGAAATAAATAAAGAATATGATGCTACAATTCTCACAATAGGTTCACAAAGAGGAACATTACTTCGTGCAGAAGGCGAAGATGCCGATGGTGTATTTTCCGGAATTGACTTTTTAAGAAATATGGAACAAACCGGCCAACGCTATGACTTCTCTGGTAAAACAGTAGCCGTTGTAGGTGGAGGGAATACTGCTATGGACTGTTGCAGAACTTCGCAAAGATGCGGAGCCGAGAAAACATATATCATATACAGACGTACAGAAAAAGAAATGCCGGCAAATCCGATTGAAATTCACGAAAGCAAACTGGAAGGTGTTGAATATATGATTTTAACAAATCCGACCAAAGTTAATCAAACCAAAGACGGAAAAGTAAAATCAATGACCTTAATCAAAATGGAACTCGGAGAACCTGATGCATCAGGAAGAAGGCGACCTGTTCCGATTGAGGGTTCTGAATTTGATTTGGAAGTTGATTATATCTTGGCTGCAATCGGTCAAAAAACAGAAATTAACTTTTTAGATGATATTAATAAATTTACTGCAAAAGGAGAACTGAAACCAAATAAATGGGGCGATATTGACGCAGACAGAGAAACGTTACAAACAGGCATCCCGAATGTATTTGCAGCAGGCGACGGAGTTACGGGAGCAGCTACAATCATTGAAGCTATCGCACAAGGTAAAACGGCATCTTTAAGTTGCCATCAGTATCTTTCAGGAGAAGAAATTAAGCCCGAACCAAAAGAATTTTTAAGTAAAAAAACAAATTTTAAAACATTATCGGCAAAGGACTTTCAAGGGAAATTTGAGAATCAAGAAAGAATTGAAATGCCCGTTCTTGAAGAAAATAAAAGAATGAACTTTAAAGAAGTTGAACTGGGCTACGATGAAGAAACAACTTTACAAGAAGCACAAAGATGTTTTGAATGCGGTTGTCAGGAGTATTTTACTTGTGACCTAAAACAACATTGCACAGAGTACGGTGCGGAGCAAGATCGTTATTCAGGAGATTTCCACGAACGACCTGTTGATTTTTCACATCCGTATATTGAAATTGACAATAATAAATGCATTCTTTGCTCTCGATGTGTAAGAATTTGTGATGAAGTTGCCGGAACAACTGCTCTCGGATTGGTTGAGCGAGGGTTTGAAACATACGTTGCACCAAGCATGGGAAAATCATTAACTGATACAAATTGTGAATCTTGCGGATTATGTATTTCCACATGTCCTACAGGTGCAATAACAGAGAATTTTAAATTCAAACCGGGTCCGTTTGCTTTGGAAAGCTTTGAAACCATCAGTAATTTCGGTTCAAGCGGTGAAAAAATATCAGTAAACCACAGAGACGGTTTTGTAATGAACATTACCGGAGCAAAAGGCAAAGTAAATACCGACGGAAATATCGGCAGACAATCAAAATTCGGTTATCAATATTTTAATGATGCCTCACGAATTACCGCACCTTTATTGAAAAAAGCGGACGGCGGTTATGAAGAAATCAGTTTTGAAGATGCCCTTACCTTGATAAATGATAAAATAAAAGCCGTTAATCCTGATGAAAACGCATTTTTTGCAGGTGCACGTTTAACAAATGAAG includes:
- a CDS encoding ATP-binding cassette domain-containing protein — translated: MITVADLGIQFGKQVLFQDVNLKFTAGNCYGIIGANGAGKSTFLKIISGEADPTKGSISLGHGERLSVLKQNHFEFDEVTVLDTVLMGHTVLWKLTQEKNALYKKPNFSEEDGIKAADMEAKFADMDGWNAETEAAILLSGMKIKEAQHNKLMKELSGKEKVRVLLAQALFGKPDNLLLDEPTNDLDLETISWLENYLHNFENTVLVVSHDRYFLDSISTHTVDIDFGKIKIFGGNYSFWYESSQLALRQQKAQNKKAEEKKKELLEFIARFKANVAKSKQTTSRKKMIEKLNFEEIQPSSRKYPGIIFKPERLPGNMVLDVKGLSKSIDGELLFKDVEFTVEKNDKIIVISRNSRAMTAFFEVITGHTEADSGEYKWGQTITKSYLPLDNSEFFKGEDTLVEWLAEFSKDTSELYLRGYLGKMLFSGEEIFKKINVLSGGEKMRCMIARMMLKESNVLILDTPTNHLDLESIQAFNNNLKTFKGNILMSSHDHEFIRSVCNRVIEITPNGMIDKMTDYDEYITSELVKKRQSELYNQSSFLETFTA
- a CDS encoding OB-fold putative lipoprotein is translated as MKKSVKYLLFVGIVTIIIIGGIGLYMYYMPHRDVQSEKASYTVKAEQFVNDFMNNISESNAKYLDNVVIVSGTVSEISEDQLKQKVIVLKTENSGVSCTFIKETNANAEKLSAGNQVKIKGIVRMGASYDEDLDLAEYAILEKCDIVK
- the rluF gene encoding 23S rRNA pseudouridine(2604) synthase RluF produces the protein MKEINLIRINKYLSEAGYCSRRAADKLIEEGRVHINGKVPEKGTKVSDSDEIRVDGELISEPKGKLVYIAFNKPVGIVCTTDTKREKDNIIDYINYPKRIFPIGRLDKPSQGLIFLTNDGDIVNKILRARNNHEKEYIVRVNKEVTHNFVKKMSSGIPILDTVTRKCHVEQTGKFEFKIILTQGLNRQIRRMCEYLDYRVKKLKRTRIMNVKLDVPVGKWRDLTEEELAGIYRLSESSSKTHNDKK
- a CDS encoding YceI family protein; the protein is MKKLTLLLIVLLPALVFAQTKYVTRAGHATLFSTTVAEDISADNYKVTSTINTETGAMVFVIPVQSFEFEKALMQKHFNQEHFMNSSEYPKIKFKGKIQNLSTVKWDTDGKYPVTVEGDLTIRDVTKSISEEGTITVKGNVVTANSVFIVKQITDYHVGKPKKKSMSNNVADDIKITFKGIYTVK
- a CDS encoding NADH-quinone oxidoreductase subunit NuoF; amino-acid sequence: MNKIKAIVGLGSCGIAAGAGKIYDKLNSLVETKTFDVQADKTSCIGMCYREPLVEIVDNNNSYIYGGVDEKMLEEILEKHTKEHTPLEKYIVHADNIKTEDDVFWNGQVKIALRHCGYINPEAIEEYEAKDGYKALRKIADKKVSYDNVIKEVLDSGLRGRGGGGFPTGLKWKFARQSESDEKYIICNADEGDPGAFMDRSLLEGDPHAVIEGMIIGAYAIGANAGVIYCRAEYPLAIVRLNIALEQARKKGYLGKNILGIEGFNLDIYVKEGAGAFVCGEETALIASVEGERGMPRKRPPFPAASGLWKKPTNINNVETLANIPWIIDKGASEYAKYGTEKSKGTKVFALTGKINHGGLVEVPMGMTIHDIVFKLGGGIQDGKEFKAVQLGGPSGGCIPANLDNTIVDYDSVNATGAIMGSGGMVVMDESTCMVDMARFFLDFTQKESCGKCTFCRIGTKRMLEILTKITEGEGQEGDIEKLEELSYQIKDGSLCGLGQTAPNPVLTTIKYFRHEYEAHIKEKRCPAANCTKLLTYEVISDLCTGCTACAVNCPTDAIDGERKEIHFIRQDACINCGMCFSKCNFDAIKVY
- a CDS encoding sigma-70 family RNA polymerase sigma factor, which gives rise to MQKKHSSINEWINTYTEDLISWAMHKVSDVESAKDIVQDTFLAVAKNVDKFKKESNPKTWIFSILNNKISDYYRKKYRQDKKVDYDMFSSFFTDSGEWNSEKQPQNWQNNEKNLLDDLEFIEILNYCLEHLPHKFNTVIKMKYYTEKNPEEICQELEISTTNMWQIMHRAKLKLRDCIENGWFKNN
- a CDS encoding FAD-dependent oxidoreductase is translated as MSEVKLTINGKQYKAESDNSILDVAYKNNIEIPTLCHDPRLEPYSSCYVCVVEVEGMRGLQPACSTKVLDGMKIETNNQKVRTSRKTALDLLVSDHYASCIAPCKATCPAGVDVQGYIALIEKGMYSAAVKLIKEVNPLPAICGRVCVRPCEVACNRNYMDEDAAVGIDYMKRFVADFDLESEEHYKPEIAASTGKKVAIIGAGPGGLSAAYFLQQKGHQVDIFEGNNHAGGWLRYGIPEYRLPNDLLDKEISTITELGTNIFLNKKLGDNLSYEEINKEYDATILTIGSQRGTLLRAEGEDADGVFSGIDFLRNMEQTGQRYDFSGKTVAVVGGGNTAMDCCRTSQRCGAEKTYIIYRRTEKEMPANPIEIHESKLEGVEYMILTNPTKVNQTKDGKVKSMTLIKMELGEPDASGRRRPVPIEGSEFDLEVDYILAAIGQKTEINFLDDINKFTAKGELKPNKWGDIDADRETLQTGIPNVFAAGDGVTGAATIIEAIAQGKTASLSCHQYLSGEEIKPEPKEFLSKKTNFKTLSAKDFQGKFENQERIEMPVLEENKRMNFKEVELGYDEETTLQEAQRCFECGCQEYFTCDLKQHCTEYGAEQDRYSGDFHERPVDFSHPYIEIDNNKCILCSRCVRICDEVAGTTALGLVERGFETYVAPSMGKSLTDTNCESCGLCISTCPTGAITENFKFKPGPFALESFETISNFGSSGEKISVNHRDGFVMNITGAKGKVNTDGNIGRQSKFGYQYFNDASRITAPLLKKADGGYEEISFEDALTLINDKIKAVNPDENAFFAGARLTNEEQYLIKKFAVEAVNTSNIGSFHYLGRGDGYGYNSFKNVPFEQIKDAGKIYIFGAELNYDNQFVSFLVNNAKAGYKIPVELITEGENRYAYKADKTTTIKSYFWFTKAVTAYIAEKGLQNQMYIDDNTLFFDEYKGNLKSSSFYAEKAGVSIDVIAKFAKTYNNEMNAVLIFSEKYISSNCSKELYNLAMITGKLGKTASGLISLKEKNNSHGLFDNNCFANDSLFEGLNNNSFKNLFIFGEDPIGCAINSGAMTNMLKVDFIVVQDYFMTDTAKTADLILPASMPTETGGSFTNTQRVLQTFEAGFDAETELSNNEQLIESLKTFGINGLNSQEDIFLEAAKHLPKYDNKMLFNITENDNFNRLFDFGCDYVNKKFEVEFKNCLKK
- a CDS encoding cysteine dioxygenase family protein → MKTLPHSIQNIITKLKTNKVTENITLIKIIENAGISKDELLKYATFNHCKTESYGRNTLYQDKNFGIYIMSWAPGDFTGIHSHGHSEWGVVYSLGDADHRTYKVNGNKVELETSEIIPEGTAAPVCGDLVHAMGNLSDKSFLTLHIYGSNSYSGVITEDSKLYEIEKDRIRTTVGPAYLNISDTFCKKDVQGIETCKKTKDDYYKLINSTLLS
- the nuoE gene encoding NADH-quinone oxidoreductase subunit NuoE — its product is MRVQRIQQKPTVKEQEIEEIDINLINPLIKKHKGKKGSLIPMLQGTQDLFGYIPEEAFLKLSEEAGHELSTMYGVATFYAQFRLAPVGKYVVKVCHGTACHVQNAKKITETLKDVLKVADGETTEDKMFTLESVACLGCCSLAPVMMIGDDTYGKLTDKSTKKVIRQIKNSEK